One Desulfobulbus propionicus DSM 2032 DNA segment encodes these proteins:
- the glmS gene encoding glutamine--fructose-6-phosphate transaminase (isomerizing) yields the protein MCGIVGYVGNRRVVPILLEGLRRLEYRGYDSAGLVYHFANRLVRHRAKGKLANLEAVVDEQIGVASGTGLGHTRWATHGAPTENNAHPHTDCTGELVVVHNGIIENYSALKNELTAKGHVFTSETDTEVLAHLIEDCLKGDLVAAVRAALTRVEGSYAIGVLWAKEPELLVAARNHSPLVMGVTNDSCHIASDIPALLPYTREVIFLDDREMAVLRKGGAYTILSIDDGCPLDKTLSVIDWNASMAEKAGYRHFMLKEIFEQPQAILNTVSGRIVPDTGVVDLPEIGLDPTIVERIERIALVACGTSWHAALIAKYWIEKWAGIPVEVDIASEFRYRRLLVNERVLTIAISQSGETADTLAGIRRAAQLGSRVVTVCNVVGSTMTREADGVIYTHAGPEIGVASTKAFTCQLAALFLLTIYLGQIRKTIDPLVQKKLGAALLECAEVIGTELPRLQAEISTLIERYYEAKDFLFVGRGLNFPVALEGALKLKEISYIHAEGYAAGELKHGPIALIDRDMPVVALAPRDSVYLKTVSNIEEIKARQGRLLLFGTSGDEHLSTLTEDVISLPEVHEDLNPLLYTIPAQLLAYEIANRRGCDVDQPRNLAKSVTVE from the coding sequence ATGTGTGGAATAGTGGGATATGTCGGCAACAGACGGGTTGTGCCCATTCTGCTTGAGGGATTGCGGCGGTTGGAATACCGGGGATACGATTCTGCCGGGCTGGTGTATCATTTTGCGAATCGTTTGGTCCGCCATCGCGCCAAGGGAAAGTTGGCCAATCTCGAGGCAGTGGTCGATGAACAGATCGGAGTGGCCAGCGGCACCGGGCTTGGCCACACCCGTTGGGCAACCCATGGAGCTCCCACCGAAAACAACGCTCATCCGCATACCGACTGCACCGGCGAACTGGTGGTGGTGCATAACGGCATCATTGAAAACTACAGTGCGCTGAAAAATGAATTAACCGCCAAGGGGCATGTGTTCACTTCGGAAACGGATACCGAGGTGCTGGCTCACCTGATCGAGGACTGTCTGAAGGGTGATCTGGTCGCGGCTGTGCGGGCAGCGCTCACCCGGGTCGAGGGATCCTATGCCATCGGCGTGCTGTGGGCCAAGGAGCCCGAGTTGCTGGTGGCGGCGCGCAATCATAGCCCCTTGGTGATGGGCGTGACCAATGATTCCTGCCATATTGCCTCGGATATTCCAGCGCTTTTGCCCTACACCCGGGAAGTGATTTTTCTCGATGATCGTGAAATGGCGGTGCTACGCAAGGGTGGGGCCTATACCATTCTCAGCATTGACGACGGATGTCCGTTGGACAAGACGCTTTCAGTGATCGATTGGAACGCGTCGATGGCTGAAAAGGCCGGTTATCGACATTTCATGCTCAAGGAGATTTTCGAGCAGCCGCAAGCCATTCTCAACACCGTCAGTGGTCGCATTGTTCCCGATACCGGAGTTGTCGATCTCCCGGAAATAGGACTTGATCCTACGATTGTGGAGCGCATCGAGCGGATAGCCCTTGTTGCCTGTGGCACGTCCTGGCATGCGGCCCTGATCGCCAAGTATTGGATTGAGAAATGGGCTGGCATTCCCGTGGAAGTCGATATCGCCTCTGAATTTCGCTATCGCCGCCTGTTGGTCAATGAGCGGGTGTTGACCATCGCCATTTCCCAGTCCGGTGAAACCGCCGATACCTTGGCGGGAATCCGCCGGGCTGCGCAACTTGGTTCCCGCGTGGTGACCGTGTGCAATGTGGTCGGTTCCACCATGACCCGGGAAGCCGATGGCGTTATTTATACCCATGCTGGTCCTGAGATTGGGGTCGCCTCCACCAAGGCCTTTACCTGCCAACTGGCAGCCCTTTTTCTCTTAACCATTTATCTGGGGCAGATACGAAAAACCATCGACCCCCTTGTCCAGAAAAAACTTGGAGCTGCCCTGCTTGAGTGCGCCGAGGTGATCGGCACGGAATTGCCCCGTCTGCAGGCGGAAATCAGCACGCTGATCGAGCGGTATTACGAGGCCAAGGACTTCCTGTTTGTCGGGCGGGGATTGAATTTTCCCGTCGCTTTGGAGGGGGCGCTGAAACTCAAGGAAATTTCCTATATCCATGCCGAAGGATATGCCGCGGGTGAACTCAAGCACGGGCCGATTGCCCTGATTGATCGCGACATGCCGGTTGTCGCCTTGGCTCCTCGGGATTCGGTGTATCTCAAGACCGTTTCCAATATCGAGGAAATCAAGGCGCGGCAGGGCCGCCTGCTGTTATTCGGAACGAGCGGTGACGAGCACCTGTCCACCCTGACCGAGGATGTTATTTCTTTGCCCGAAGTACACGAAGACCTCAATCCATTGCTGTACACTATTCCAGCGCAGCTGCTCGCCTACGAAATCGCCAACCGGCGAGGCTGCGACGTGGATCAACCGCGCAATCTGGCCAAGAGCGTCACGGTCGAATGA
- a CDS encoding efflux RND transporter periplasmic adaptor subunit translates to MKKILRQSFVILAMLAGGFLTGACKDGAQPTPAAGGPVEVEVVTLQPQPVHLVVELPGRTAAFRIAEVRPQVGGIIQKRLFTEGSEVKAGQLLYQIDPATYQASYDSAKAALAKAEALEHSASLKAERYRVLVRTKAVSEQEQIEIEAGWKQAVADVAAAKAALASARINLDYTRVTAPISGRIGKSSVTEGALVTAQQSAALATIQQLDPLYVDVSQSSTELLDLKKEVAAGSAAGGEKTKSEVTVLLEDGSEYRHTGSLEFSDVTVNQTTGTVTLRAIVGNPDQELLPGMFVRARIDKGQKPAAILVPAASISRNSKGQAMVMVVNKASTVENRIVHTGQNIGTRILIADGLTAGEQVIVAGLQKIKPGVPVKVIEQAIDNQSSQTASGVAATAAKTE, encoded by the coding sequence ATGAAAAAAATACTCCGTCAATCCTTTGTGATCCTTGCTATGCTCGCCGGAGGATTCCTGACAGGCGCATGCAAGGATGGCGCCCAACCAACGCCCGCCGCCGGAGGACCGGTGGAAGTGGAGGTCGTCACCCTGCAACCGCAGCCGGTCCATCTCGTCGTGGAGCTTCCGGGGCGGACAGCTGCCTTTCGCATCGCCGAGGTACGTCCCCAGGTGGGAGGGATCATCCAGAAGCGGCTGTTTACCGAGGGCAGCGAGGTCAAGGCCGGGCAGTTGCTCTATCAGATCGATCCCGCCACCTATCAAGCCAGTTACGACAGCGCCAAAGCGGCTCTTGCCAAGGCCGAGGCCCTGGAGCATTCCGCCAGCCTCAAGGCTGAACGATACCGTGTGCTGGTGCGCACCAAGGCGGTGAGCGAGCAGGAACAGATCGAGATCGAGGCCGGTTGGAAACAAGCGGTCGCCGACGTGGCGGCCGCCAAGGCCGCCCTGGCCAGCGCCCGAATTAATCTTGACTACACCCGGGTGACCGCCCCCATTTCGGGGCGGATCGGTAAGTCGAGCGTCACCGAGGGTGCCCTGGTCACCGCGCAACAGAGCGCCGCGCTTGCCACCATTCAACAGTTGGATCCCCTGTATGTCGATGTCAGTCAGTCTAGTACTGAACTGCTTGATTTGAAAAAAGAAGTGGCGGCAGGCTCCGCTGCGGGAGGGGAAAAAACCAAATCCGAGGTCACGGTGCTCCTTGAAGACGGCTCCGAATATCGGCATACAGGCAGCCTGGAATTTTCCGACGTGACCGTCAATCAGACCACGGGCACGGTCACCCTTCGGGCGATTGTCGGCAATCCCGATCAGGAGTTATTGCCGGGAATGTTTGTTCGCGCGCGGATCGACAAGGGGCAGAAGCCGGCGGCCATCCTCGTGCCCGCGGCGAGTATCAGCCGTAACAGCAAGGGACAGGCCATGGTCATGGTGGTCAACAAGGCATCAACGGTCGAGAATCGGATCGTGCACACCGGGCAGAATATCGGAACGCGGATTCTGATCGCGGACGGATTGACCGCTGGAGAACAGGTGATTGTCGCCGGGCTGCAGAAGATCAAACCCGGAGTTCCGGTCAAGGTGATCGAGCAGGCCATTGATAACCAATCGAGTCAAACGGCCTCCGGCGTTGCGGCGACGGCAGCCAAGACGGAGTGA
- a CDS encoding efflux RND transporter permease subunit yields MARFFIDRPIFAWVIAIVIMLAGALSIMRLPISQYPEIAPPSVQITSKYPGASAKTIEDSVTQIIEQNMNGLDNLLYMNSQSSSTGQVTITLTFEAGTDPDIAQVQVQNKLQQALSLLPEEVQDEGVQVTKSNSTFLMIVGLISEDGSMDKNDLSDFMVSTLRDPLSRTRGVGSIRIFGSQYAMRIWLDPHKLNSYQLTPVDIKAAIQAQNNQVAVGDLGGTPSTAGTQVNASMMAQTKMSSPEQFAQILLKVNSDGSQIRLRDVARVEIGGETYDSLTTFNGMPASGMAIMLATGANALDTAKAVRDKLADLQPYFPAGVSVVYPYDTTTFIKISIEEVAHTLVEAIILVFLVMYLFLQNFRATLIPTIAVPVVLLGTFGVMAAFGFSINTLTMFGLVLAIGLLVDDAIVVVENVERIMAEEGLSPLEATRKSMDQITGALIGIALVLSAVFVPMAFFGGSTGAIYRQFSLTIVSAMVLSVLVALILTPALCATLLKPVKKGHHEQKRGFFGWFNRTFERSADGYRNSVAYVLKRTGRFGLIYLLLIGGMAFLFTKLPTSFLPEEDQGVFLTMVQLPTGATQERTQAILNQVRDHYLVKEKENVKSAFTVAGFSFAGTGQNMGMVFAQLRDWSERKRPEQSVSGVIQRAMGTFMQIKEAQVFAFNLPSIPALGTSTGFDFFLQDRAGLGHEKLIEARNMLLGLAAKNPNLTRVRPNGMEDTPQYNVDIDFEKAMALGVTVSDINTTLSTAWGSSYVNDFVHQGRVKKVYVQADAPYRMQPEDLDHWYVRNANGEMVPFSTFSSGHWSFGSPRLERFNGNSAVEIVGEAAPGKSSGDAMTLIGDLVAQLPAGIGYEWTGASFQEQQAGAQAPALYAISILVVFLCLAALYESWSVPFSVILAVPLGVLGALSAAYFRGMENDVYFQVGLLTTIGLSAKNAILIVEFAKRRYDKGRDLVEATVKACRLRLRPILMTSLAFMLGVLPLAISSGAGANSRHAIGTGVLGGMLSATVLAIFFIPLFFVVVLRLFTKKRPAETNLSLAQEVKQ; encoded by the coding sequence ATGGCCCGCTTTTTTATTGACCGGCCCATTTTTGCCTGGGTCATCGCCATCGTCATCATGCTGGCCGGCGCGCTTTCCATCATGCGCCTGCCAATATCCCAATATCCGGAGATCGCGCCGCCCTCGGTACAGATCACCTCCAAGTACCCCGGCGCGTCGGCCAAGACCATCGAGGACAGCGTCACCCAGATCATCGAGCAGAACATGAATGGACTCGACAATCTGCTGTACATGAACTCGCAGAGTTCCTCGACCGGCCAGGTCACCATCACCCTGACCTTCGAGGCCGGCACCGATCCGGATATCGCCCAGGTGCAGGTGCAGAATAAACTGCAACAGGCGCTCAGCCTCCTGCCCGAGGAGGTTCAGGACGAAGGGGTGCAGGTGACCAAGTCCAACTCGACCTTTCTCATGATCGTCGGTCTGATCTCGGAAGACGGCAGCATGGACAAAAACGATCTGTCCGATTTCATGGTTTCGACCCTGCGCGATCCCCTCAGCCGGACCCGGGGCGTGGGCTCGATTCGCATCTTTGGCAGCCAATACGCCATGCGTATCTGGCTCGATCCCCATAAACTCAACAGCTACCAGCTCACCCCGGTGGATATCAAGGCCGCCATCCAGGCCCAGAACAACCAAGTGGCCGTGGGTGATCTCGGCGGCACGCCGTCCACTGCCGGCACCCAGGTCAACGCCAGCATGATGGCCCAAACCAAGATGAGTTCGCCCGAGCAGTTTGCCCAGATCCTCTTGAAGGTCAACAGTGACGGCTCCCAGATTCGGCTTCGGGACGTGGCCCGAGTGGAGATCGGCGGCGAAACCTACGATTCGTTGACCACTTTCAACGGCATGCCGGCCTCCGGCATGGCGATCATGCTGGCCACCGGCGCCAATGCGCTCGACACCGCCAAGGCGGTACGCGACAAGCTGGCTGATCTGCAACCCTACTTTCCGGCAGGCGTGTCCGTGGTCTATCCCTACGATACCACCACTTTCATCAAGATCTCGATTGAGGAGGTCGCCCATACCCTGGTGGAGGCCATTATTCTGGTCTTTCTGGTTATGTACCTGTTTCTTCAGAATTTTCGCGCTACCCTCATCCCGACCATCGCCGTGCCCGTGGTCTTGCTCGGTACCTTCGGGGTCATGGCGGCCTTTGGCTTTTCCATCAATACCCTGACCATGTTTGGCTTGGTGCTGGCCATCGGTCTCTTGGTCGATGACGCCATCGTGGTGGTCGAAAACGTCGAGCGGATCATGGCCGAGGAGGGTTTGTCGCCGCTGGAGGCCACGCGCAAGTCCATGGATCAGATCACCGGCGCCCTGATCGGCATCGCCCTGGTATTGTCGGCGGTATTCGTGCCCATGGCCTTTTTCGGCGGCTCCACCGGCGCCATTTATCGCCAGTTCTCCCTGACCATCGTCTCGGCCATGGTGCTGTCGGTGCTGGTGGCCCTGATCCTGACGCCGGCCCTGTGCGCCACCTTGCTCAAGCCGGTCAAGAAGGGACACCATGAGCAGAAGCGCGGATTCTTCGGCTGGTTCAACCGCACCTTCGAGCGCAGTGCCGACGGCTACCGCAACAGCGTGGCCTATGTGCTGAAGCGTACCGGCCGCTTCGGCCTGATCTATCTCCTGCTCATTGGCGGCATGGCCTTTTTGTTCACCAAACTGCCGACCTCCTTTTTACCTGAGGAGGATCAGGGGGTTTTTCTCACCATGGTGCAACTGCCCACAGGGGCGACCCAGGAACGGACCCAGGCTATCCTGAACCAGGTGCGCGATCATTATCTGGTCAAGGAAAAGGAAAACGTCAAGTCCGCCTTCACCGTAGCCGGCTTCAGTTTCGCCGGCACCGGCCAGAACATGGGCATGGTTTTCGCCCAACTGCGCGACTGGAGTGAACGCAAACGGCCGGAGCAGTCGGTGAGCGGGGTTATCCAGCGGGCCATGGGCACCTTCATGCAAATCAAGGAAGCCCAAGTCTTTGCCTTTAACCTGCCGTCGATTCCCGCGCTGGGCACCTCCACCGGTTTTGACTTTTTCCTCCAGGACCGCGCCGGTCTCGGCCACGAGAAGTTGATCGAGGCGCGCAACATGCTGCTCGGGTTGGCAGCGAAAAATCCCAATCTCACCCGGGTGCGGCCCAATGGCATGGAAGATACGCCGCAGTACAACGTGGACATTGATTTTGAAAAGGCCATGGCCCTGGGCGTGACGGTAAGCGATATCAACACCACCCTTTCCACTGCTTGGGGGTCCAGTTACGTCAATGATTTTGTTCATCAGGGCCGGGTCAAGAAGGTGTACGTACAGGCCGATGCGCCCTATCGGATGCAGCCCGAGGATCTGGATCATTGGTATGTCCGCAATGCCAACGGCGAGATGGTGCCATTCAGCACCTTCAGCAGCGGCCATTGGAGTTTCGGCTCGCCCCGCCTCGAACGGTTCAACGGCAACTCGGCGGTGGAGATCGTCGGCGAGGCGGCCCCTGGCAAGTCGAGCGGTGACGCCATGACCCTCATCGGCGATCTGGTGGCGCAGCTCCCCGCCGGTATCGGCTACGAATGGACCGGCGCTTCCTTCCAGGAGCAGCAGGCCGGTGCCCAGGCGCCCGCGCTGTACGCCATCTCGATCCTGGTGGTCTTTCTTTGTCTGGCCGCCCTGTACGAAAGCTGGTCGGTGCCGTTCTCGGTCATCCTGGCCGTGCCGCTGGGAGTATTGGGCGCGCTTTCCGCCGCCTATTTCCGCGGCATGGAGAATGACGTCTACTTCCAGGTCGGTTTGCTGACCACCATCGGTTTGTCGGCAAAAAACGCCATCCTGATTGTCGAGTTCGCCAAACGGCGCTACGACAAGGGCCGGGATCTAGTTGAGGCCACGGTCAAGGCCTGCCGCCTGCGGCTGCGACCGATCCTGATGACCTCGCTGGCCTTCATGCTCGGGGTTTTGCCGCTGGCGATCAGTTCCGGCGCTGGCGCCAACAGCCGCCATGCCATTGGTACCGGCGTGCTGGGCGGCATGCTCTCGGCCACCGTTTTGGCGATCTTTTTTATTCCGCTTTTCTTTGTGGTGGTCCTGCGGCTGTTTACAAAGAAACGGCCGGCGGAGACCAACCTCAGCCTGGCCCAAGAGGTGAAACAATGA
- a CDS encoding efflux transporter outer membrane subunit translates to MHTRWLAAVLMAGALGGCTLAPEYRRPELPVADALPVGQQSPISPASANGAAVLSAELAWREYFADPRLQQLLTLALANNRDLRASALNVEAYQAQYRIQRSALFPSISGEGSGTKQRTLSGSSYVTSEIYTVSVGMTAYELDLYGRVRNLKDQALEQYLAMEETHRSARLGLVAEVARAYLTWLADRELLTTTEDTLRVEEESFQLIEQREREGIATQLDLAQARTSLETARANRSLYQRMVAQDINNLVLLVGTPLSPSLFKDAAPLNAQAIGARLPAQLPSSLLLQRPDIMAAEHELKGANANIGAARAAFFPSISLTAKTGAISGDLSDLFDGDSGSWLFSPSINLPIFTAGRLRAELDVAKIRKDITVAQYEKAIQTAFREAADTLVASGTFVQQVAAQKANLAANQEYHTLAKARYQQGLDSFLTLLDAQRSLYSARQRYIAVQLSQLLNQVDLYKALGGGWKDRS, encoded by the coding sequence TTGCACACGAGATGGCTCGCTGCCGTGCTGATGGCCGGGGCGTTGGGCGGTTGCACCCTGGCTCCGGAGTACCGCCGGCCTGAACTGCCGGTGGCCGACGCGCTGCCCGTCGGTCAGCAAAGCCCGATCAGTCCGGCCTCGGCCAATGGCGCGGCCGTGCTCAGTGCCGAACTCGCCTGGCGGGAGTATTTTGCCGATCCCCGGTTGCAGCAACTGCTGACCCTGGCTCTGGCCAACAACCGGGACCTGCGCGCCTCGGCCCTCAATGTCGAGGCCTATCAGGCCCAGTATCGTATCCAGCGTTCCGCTCTGTTTCCGTCCATCAGCGGCGAAGGCAGCGGCACCAAGCAACGAACGCTCAGCGGCAGCAGTTATGTGACCTCTGAGATATACACGGTTTCGGTGGGGATGACCGCCTATGAACTCGACCTGTACGGCCGGGTGCGCAATCTCAAGGACCAGGCCCTGGAACAGTATCTGGCCATGGAGGAGACCCATCGCAGTGCCCGGCTCGGTCTGGTGGCCGAGGTGGCTCGCGCCTACCTGACCTGGCTGGCCGATCGGGAACTGCTGACCACCACCGAGGACACCCTGCGGGTCGAAGAGGAGTCGTTCCAGCTCATCGAGCAACGGGAACGCGAGGGTATCGCCACCCAGTTGGATCTGGCCCAGGCGCGCACCAGCCTGGAAACGGCGCGGGCCAATCGTTCCCTGTATCAGCGGATGGTCGCCCAGGATATCAACAACCTGGTGCTGCTGGTCGGCACGCCCCTGTCTCCTTCGTTGTTCAAGGATGCGGCACCATTGAACGCCCAGGCGATCGGTGCACGGCTGCCGGCTCAACTGCCCTCTTCCCTCCTGTTGCAGCGACCGGACATCATGGCGGCGGAGCACGAACTCAAGGGCGCAAACGCCAACATCGGCGCAGCGCGGGCCGCTTTTTTCCCGTCCATCAGCCTGACCGCCAAAACCGGCGCGATCAGCGGCGATCTTTCCGATCTGTTTGATGGCGACTCGGGCTCCTGGCTGTTCTCGCCGTCGATCAACCTGCCGATCTTCACTGCCGGCCGCCTGCGGGCCGAGCTCGATGTGGCCAAGATCCGCAAGGACATTACCGTGGCCCAGTATGAAAAGGCCATCCAGACGGCCTTCCGCGAGGCGGCGGACACCCTGGTCGCCAGCGGCACCTTTGTGCAGCAGGTGGCGGCACAAAAGGCCAATCTTGCCGCCAATCAGGAGTACCATACCCTGGCCAAGGCCCGTTATCAGCAGGGGTT